A region of bacterium DNA encodes the following proteins:
- the recA gene encoding recombinase RecA, which translates to MRDKRKEAIKMALEQIERNFGKGAIMPLGAKEALDVATIPTGSLSLDWALGVGGLPRGRIVEIYGPESSGKTTLALHVIAEAQRKGGLAAFIDAEHAFDPEYAKRIGINLEDLLVSQPDTGEQALEIAETLVRSNALDVIVVDSVAALVPRAEIEGEMGESQIGLQARLMSQALRKLAGAISKSKTMVIFINQIRMKVGVLFGNPETTPGGLALKFYSSVRLEIRRIGQIKKGNEIIGNRIRVKVVKNKVAPPFKTAEFDIRYGQGVDKVSEILDVGEETGVLSRKGNTYYFGKQKLGVGREKTLALLKEDKRLAQRIRKEIVAKMEK; encoded by the coding sequence ATGCGAGACAAACGCAAGGAAGCGATTAAGATGGCTTTAGAACAAATTGAGCGCAACTTTGGCAAAGGCGCAATTATGCCTTTGGGCGCCAAAGAGGCGTTGGATGTAGCCACTATACCCACCGGTTCTCTTTCTTTGGATTGGGCTTTGGGAGTTGGGGGTTTGCCGCGAGGAAGAATTGTCGAGATTTATGGCCCTGAGTCTTCAGGAAAAACAACTTTAGCTTTGCATGTAATTGCTGAAGCCCAAAGAAAAGGAGGTTTAGCTGCTTTTATTGATGCTGAACATGCTTTTGATCCAGAGTACGCCAAGCGTATAGGCATTAACCTTGAAGATCTTTTAGTTTCTCAGCCTGATACTGGTGAGCAGGCCTTGGAGATTGCTGAAACATTAGTGCGTTCCAATGCTTTAGATGTCATTGTGGTTGATTCTGTAGCTGCTTTAGTGCCTCGGGCAGAAATTGAGGGTGAGATGGGTGAGTCGCAAATCGGTCTTCAGGCGCGGCTTATGAGTCAGGCTTTGCGCAAATTAGCTGGAGCTATTTCCAAATCAAAGACTATGGTTATCTTTATTAACCAGATTAGAATGAAGGTCGGGGTTTTGTTTGGCAATCCTGAGACAACTCCGGGTGGTTTGGCTTTAAAATTTTACTCTTCAGTTCGTTTAGAAATTAGACGTATTGGTCAGATTAAAAAAGGAAATGAGATTATTGGTAATCGTATAAGGGTTAAGGTGGTTAAAAACAAAGTGGCTCCTCCTTTTAAAACCGCTGAGTTTGATATTCGTTACGGTCAGGGTGTTGATAAAGTAAGTGAAATTTTAGATGTAGGCGAGGAAACAGGAGTTCTTTCGCGCAAGGGAAATACTTATTATTTCGGCAAACAAAAATTAGGCGTTGGTCGTGAAAAAACGTTGGCATTATTAAAGGAAGATAAGCGTTTGGCTCAGCGTATCAGGAAAGAAATAGTGGCAAAAATGGAAAAATGA
- a CDS encoding DNA translocase FtsK produces the protein MARKRRKKSEEKEIKSLESQRELFGIILLALALFFLFSLLNKAGIVGYYFNQILFFLGGWAAWLLPFLLLPLIYMLLRKKEVSLNILLGELFIFLSAASLLSLLGMEKAVINWQGLGGTVGGVLAFVFFKLFSFWFSFFLLVLWFLAGLILSFNFSLSSLVSKFKPVTKTEREKKKTEEPVVASSPFQKRGLTLFPFAKKQTETEGDKEGKYSIAVVDKDWNFPPIDLLDVEEKKPDGGSVEKRAEIIKKTLADYDIEVEMGEISVGPTVTQFTLKPKTGVKLSQIVSRADEIAYALAAHPIRIEAPIPGKSAVGVEVPNQEQAIVRLRRLLQSKEFAQQKSPLAFPLGRNVAGKPFITELTRMPHLLVAGATGTGKSVCLNSILTTFLFRNSPKTFRLILVDPKRVEFTLYNDIPHLLTPVISEVDKTISAFRWATEEMDRRYVLLQEKGKRNILEFNRSAKPDERLPYIVIIIDELADLMVQARREVEASIVRLTQMARATGIHLILATQRPSTDVITGLIKANITHRIAFQVASQIDSRTILDQGGAEKLLGRGDMLYLSADSPKPKRLQGPMVTEEEVRRITNYLKEKGSPHYQEEITSAKPQSVGLGSDGDELLEQAIEVVLQERRASASLLQRRLRIGYARAARLIDLLEEKGVVSPQEGSRSRQVLIDEQTFQDMKEKGLF, from the coding sequence GTGGCAAGAAAGAGAAGGAAGAAGAGTGAAGAAAAAGAAATAAAGTCTCTCGAGTCCCAAAGAGAACTTTTTGGGATTATTCTTTTGGCTTTAGCTCTTTTCTTTTTGTTTTCTCTTTTGAATAAAGCTGGTATAGTTGGCTATTACTTTAATCAAATCCTTTTCTTTTTGGGCGGCTGGGCTGCTTGGTTGTTGCCTTTTTTGCTGCTCCCTCTTATTTATATGCTATTGCGCAAAAAAGAGGTTTCTTTAAATATCCTCTTGGGCGAGCTATTTATATTTCTTTCCGCAGCTTCTTTGCTTTCTCTTTTAGGTATGGAGAAAGCTGTTATTAATTGGCAAGGATTAGGAGGGACTGTTGGGGGAGTTCTGGCTTTTGTGTTTTTTAAGCTTTTTTCTTTTTGGTTTAGTTTTTTCCTTTTGGTTCTTTGGTTTTTGGCTGGGCTGATTTTGAGTTTTAACTTTTCTTTGAGTTCTCTGGTTTCAAAATTTAAGCCTGTAACAAAGACTGAAAGAGAAAAGAAGAAAACAGAGGAACCTGTGGTGGCTTCTTCCCCTTTTCAAAAAAGAGGCCTTACTCTTTTTCCTTTTGCCAAAAAGCAGACCGAGACAGAGGGAGATAAAGAAGGCAAATACAGTATTGCAGTAGTAGACAAAGATTGGAACTTTCCTCCTATTGATCTTTTGGATGTTGAAGAAAAGAAACCTGATGGCGGTTCAGTTGAAAAAAGAGCTGAGATTATTAAAAAAACTTTGGCTGATTATGATATTGAGGTGGAAATGGGGGAGATTAGTGTGGGCCCAACTGTGACCCAGTTTACCCTAAAGCCTAAGACTGGGGTCAAGTTGAGTCAAATTGTTTCCCGGGCTGATGAAATCGCTTATGCTTTGGCTGCTCATCCTATTCGTATTGAGGCTCCTATCCCTGGCAAATCAGCTGTCGGCGTGGAAGTGCCTAATCAAGAGCAGGCAATTGTCAGGTTGCGCAGATTATTACAATCCAAAGAGTTTGCTCAGCAAAAATCTCCCCTAGCTTTTCCTTTGGGCAGAAATGTGGCTGGCAAGCCTTTTATAACTGAGCTTACGCGTATGCCTCATCTTTTGGTGGCTGGAGCTACTGGCACAGGTAAGAGTGTATGCTTAAATAGTATTTTGACTACTTTTCTTTTTCGTAATTCACCCAAAACTTTTAGATTGATTCTGGTTGATCCTAAACGGGTGGAATTTACTCTTTATAATGATATTCCCCATCTCTTGACCCCAGTTATTTCTGAAGTTGATAAAACCATTAGTGCTTTTAGATGGGCCACAGAAGAGATGGACAGACGCTATGTTCTTTTACAAGAAAAAGGCAAGCGGAATATTTTAGAGTTTAATCGTTCTGCCAAACCTGATGAACGTTTGCCTTATATTGTAATTATTATTGATGAGCTGGCTGATTTGATGGTTCAGGCCAGACGCGAGGTAGAAGCTTCAATTGTGCGTTTGACCCAGATGGCTCGGGCTACAGGAATTCATTTGATTTTAGCTACTCAGCGTCCGAGTACAGATGTTATTACTGGTTTAATTAAAGCCAATATTACTCACCGTATTGCTTTTCAAGTCGCTTCCCAAATTGATTCCCGCACAATTTTGGATCAAGGAGGGGCGGAGAAACTTTTGGGTCGGGGAGATATGCTTTATCTTAGCGCTGATTCGCCTAAACCAAAGAGGCTTCAGGGTCCAATGGTTACAGAAGAAGAAGTACGCAGAATAACTAATTACCTCAAAGAAAAAGGATCGCCTCACTATCAAGAAGAAATTACTTCTGCCAAGCCTCAAAGTGTTGGTTTAGGTAGTGATGGAGATGAATTGTTGGAGCAGGCGATTGAAGTGGTTTTGCAGGAGCGCAGAGCTTCAGCTTCATTGTTACAAAGGCGGTTGCGTATAGGTTATGCTCGCGCCGCTCGTTTAATTGATCTGCTGGAAGAAAAAGGAGTTGTTAGTCCCCAAGAAGGTTCTCGTTCGCGTCAAGTTTTAATTGATGAGCAAACCTTTCAAGATATGAAAGAAAAAGGTTTGTTTTAA
- a CDS encoding helix-turn-helix domain-containing protein — protein sequence MEAKFSRRTIETPKSLGRTLRSRRLKKGITLKEAAQKTMVRRHYLYYLETNQFKLLPPEPYGSYFVKRYADFLGLNTEEIMVWYQQEIGARQKDSGIVNPPEEVRFSVLGFFRQRLRYFILGGLAILLLSSFLAYEVVGFTQGPYLNIVAPEQEEISTKEVLFTIRGVADKESSLTLNGELIELDSGVFEKEVVLKPGQNRFVLEAQDNLGKKTKKEIVIWRL from the coding sequence ATGGAAGCAAAATTTTCTCGCCGCACAATTGAGACACCCAAGAGTTTGGGTCGGACCTTGCGGAGCAGACGTCTAAAAAAGGGGATAACTCTCAAGGAGGCGGCTCAAAAAACAATGGTGCGCAGGCACTATCTTTACTATCTCGAGACTAATCAATTTAAGCTTTTGCCTCCAGAACCTTATGGTTCTTATTTTGTTAAGCGGTATGCTGATTTTTTGGGACTTAACACTGAGGAAATAATGGTATGGTATCAGCAGGAGATTGGTGCCAGACAGAAAGATTCTGGCATAGTTAATCCTCCTGAGGAAGTACGTTTTTCAGTTCTTGGCTTTTTCCGCCAGCGTTTACGTTATTTTATTTTAGGTGGCTTGGCGATTTTGCTTTTGAGTTCTTTTTTGGCATATGAAGTAGTAGGTTTTACTCAAGGTCCCTACCTAAATATTGTTGCTCCCGAGCAAGAGGAGATAAGCACTAAGGAAGTTTTATTTACTATTAGAGGGGTAGCTGACAAGGAGTCATCTTTAACTTTAAATGGTGAGCTGATAGAGCTTGATTCGGGTGTATTTGAGAAAGAGGTAGTTCTTAAACCGGGGCAAAATCGCTTTGTTCTTGAGGCTCAAGATAATTTAGGGAAGAAAACCAAAAAGGAAATTGTTATTTGGCGTCTTTAG
- a CDS encoding ribonuclease J encodes MDVLRIIPLGGLGEIGRNMLVLEYGNDIIIIDAGIMFPPEEMLGIDFIIPNTRYLDDKKKNIRGIIITHGHEDHIGALPYVLPRLGNPVIYTAPLTKGLIEVKLSEFSLQAPRIEVVKPGQKIKLGVFEVDPFEVNHSIPDTLGLAIDTPVGLLIHSGDFKFDFTPVSGSPINLAKLAELGKKNVLALFSDSTNVEVPGYTLSEKTVGENFFNIFSQAEGRVIVSSFASLINRIQQVFDASKRFNRHVFLSGRSLIGNVKVALKLGYLKAPKDLLIDAHQLKQLRDDQVTIMCTGSQGEMYSALVRMASDDHPHIKIKPGDTVVISASPIPGNETAINRTINNLFRRGAKVIYGRELDIHVSGHAAQEELKIFYEIVKPKYFIPVHGEDRHLILHCRLVQDMGHSPNAAFALEDGRVLEIDKNQNARLRKEVVPSGYVLVDGLGVGDVGDVVLRDRQAMSKEGVFMVVCIVNNRTKELVSSPDIISRGFVYMRAHEKLIQEARGRVRSIMQKYSQKHRGDWSHVKNELRDRIGEFLFQKTKRRPLVLPVIIEV; translated from the coding sequence ATGGACGTATTGCGCATTATTCCTTTGGGCGGCTTAGGAGAGATTGGCCGCAATATGTTGGTTTTAGAGTATGGCAATGACATTATTATTATTGATGCCGGTATTATGTTTCCTCCGGAGGAAATGTTGGGTATAGATTTTATTATTCCCAACACCCGTTATCTTGATGACAAAAAAAAGAATATCCGCGGTATTATTATTACCCATGGGCATGAAGATCATATAGGAGCTTTACCCTATGTTTTGCCTCGTTTGGGAAACCCAGTGATCTATACTGCTCCTTTAACCAAAGGTTTAATTGAGGTTAAGTTGAGCGAGTTCAGTTTGCAGGCACCCCGGATCGAAGTTGTTAAACCGGGTCAAAAGATAAAATTAGGAGTTTTTGAGGTTGATCCTTTTGAAGTTAATCACTCTATCCCCGACACTTTAGGTTTGGCCATTGATACTCCGGTAGGTCTGCTAATCCATTCTGGTGATTTCAAATTTGATTTTACTCCTGTGTCTGGTTCACCTATTAATTTGGCCAAATTGGCTGAATTGGGCAAAAAGAATGTTTTAGCTTTATTTTCAGATAGCACAAACGTGGAAGTTCCGGGCTACACCTTGAGTGAAAAAACTGTGGGTGAGAACTTTTTCAATATCTTTAGTCAGGCAGAAGGAAGGGTTATTGTTTCCAGTTTTGCCTCCCTAATTAATCGTATCCAGCAGGTATTTGACGCCTCCAAGCGTTTTAATCGCCATGTTTTTCTCTCTGGAAGAAGTTTGATTGGCAACGTAAAGGTAGCTTTAAAACTTGGCTATCTTAAAGCTCCAAAAGATCTTTTAATTGACGCTCATCAATTAAAACAACTTCGTGATGATCAGGTAACAATTATGTGTACTGGTTCTCAAGGGGAAATGTATTCTGCTTTAGTGCGTATGGCTTCTGATGATCACCCCCATATTAAGATTAAACCCGGTGATACAGTAGTAATTTCTGCTTCCCCCATACCCGGCAATGAAACAGCGATTAACAGAACAATTAATAATCTTTTTCGGCGAGGAGCAAAGGTTATTTATGGTCGCGAACTGGATATCCATGTTTCTGGACATGCTGCCCAGGAAGAGTTGAAGATTTTTTATGAGATAGTTAAGCCCAAGTATTTTATACCTGTACATGGTGAAGATAGGCATCTGATTTTGCATTGCCGTTTGGTTCAAGATATGGGTCATAGCCCCAATGCTGCTTTTGCTTTAGAAGATGGTCGGGTTTTAGAAATTGATAAAAACCAAAATGCGAGATTGCGGAAGGAGGTGGTTCCTTCTGGATATGTGCTTGTGGACGGATTGGGAGTTGGCGATGTGGGTGATGTTGTTTTGAGGGATAGGCAGGCAATGAGTAAGGAAGGAGTTTTTATGGTAGTTTGTATTGTTAATAACCGCACTAAAGAATTAGTCAGCAGTCCAGATATTATTTCTCGCGGTTTTGTTTATATGCGCGCTCACGAAAAATTAATTCAAGAAGCTAGAGGCAGGGTGCGAAGTATTATGCAAAAGTACAGCCAAAAACATCGTGGAGATTGGAGCCATGTCAAAAACGAACTAAGGGACAGAATAGGTGAGTTTTTGTTTCAAAAAACTAAGCGCCGTCCTTTGGTTCTGCCAGTGATTATTGAAGTTTAG
- a CDS encoding polyribonucleotide nucleotidyltransferase, which yields MKQKTYSKEFDWKGKTLKLETGKLAHFADSAVRIDFGKTTVLCTVVVSKEPREEADFFPLLIDYEEKYYASGKISGSRFIKREGRPSEEAVLNARLIDRPIRPLFPKYYRNDVQVVVTVLSYDPQCPPEIPSIIGTSLALSISQAPFQGPVGAVRVGMKNNEIILNPSDEIEGLELDLKVVGNRERILMVEGWAKEISEKRMLEVLRWAHKQLQFAIKVQEEFLANLDIKKAELLISESDIHVKLSSLLGSKIKKTLQLKNEEKRQEELNRFEERVLKEFEGDYKQIEIQNAFNDLIKKETRRLIIEKGFRPDGRKLDEIRPLNIEVGVLPRTHGSALFSRGETQVLSITTLDSPAKEQLVETMEEERSKRFMHHYNFPPYSTGDIRPLGSPSRREIGHGALAEKALQNIIPDKTFFPYTIRVVSEVLSSNGSTSMAATCASTLSLMDAGVPIKSPVAGIAMGLVTEEKDGKITNYKVLTDIQGVEDFSGDMDFKVAGTKKGITAIQLDVKISGISFEIIEEVFVRAKKARLYILEEMAKVLPHYRKQVSPLAPRIEVLKIDAEKIRDVIGPGGKTIREIIAQTGVEIDIEPDGTVYISSESDKGNIKQAREWVENLTREIKVGEIFKGKITRIVDFGAFVEILPGQEGLVHISEFSEKRIDNIRNLVKVGDIIPVKVIKIDELGRINLSVKALPSNLKKGLPFS from the coding sequence ATGAAGCAAAAAACGTACTCTAAAGAGTTTGACTGGAAGGGTAAAACTCTAAAACTGGAAACAGGCAAATTGGCTCATTTTGCTGATTCAGCAGTGCGGATAGATTTTGGCAAAACCACTGTGCTTTGCACAGTAGTGGTCAGCAAAGAGCCGCGTGAAGAAGCTGACTTTTTTCCTTTACTTATAGATTATGAAGAAAAATACTATGCTTCAGGAAAGATCTCAGGGAGTCGTTTTATTAAAAGAGAAGGTCGGCCTTCTGAGGAAGCAGTTTTAAACGCCCGTTTGATTGACAGGCCTATTAGGCCTCTTTTCCCTAAATACTATCGCAATGATGTCCAGGTAGTGGTTACTGTTCTTTCTTATGACCCCCAATGCCCGCCGGAAATACCTTCTATAATTGGTACTTCTTTGGCTCTTTCAATCTCCCAAGCTCCTTTTCAAGGTCCAGTAGGGGCAGTCAGAGTAGGGATGAAGAATAATGAAATAATATTGAATCCTTCTGATGAGATAGAGGGATTAGAGCTTGATCTTAAAGTGGTAGGAAACCGGGAAAGAATTTTAATGGTTGAGGGTTGGGCTAAAGAGATTTCAGAAAAAAGGATGCTGGAGGTACTGCGTTGGGCTCATAAGCAACTTCAATTTGCCATAAAGGTTCAAGAGGAATTTTTAGCTAATTTAGATATTAAGAAAGCCGAGTTATTAATATCTGAATCTGATATCCATGTTAAACTTTCTAGTTTGTTGGGTAGTAAAATTAAAAAAACACTCCAGCTTAAAAACGAAGAAAAACGTCAAGAAGAGCTTAACCGGTTTGAGGAAAGAGTCCTTAAAGAGTTTGAAGGGGATTATAAACAGATAGAGATTCAAAATGCTTTTAATGATCTTATCAAAAAAGAAACCCGCCGCCTAATTATTGAGAAGGGATTCCGCCCTGACGGAAGAAAATTAGATGAGATTAGACCACTTAATATTGAGGTGGGCGTTTTGCCGCGTACTCACGGCAGTGCTCTTTTTTCTCGTGGGGAAACACAGGTTCTTAGCATTACTACCTTAGATTCTCCAGCTAAAGAGCAGTTGGTGGAAACAATGGAAGAAGAGAGATCCAAACGCTTTATGCACCACTATAACTTCCCCCCTTATTCTACTGGAGATATTCGGCCATTGGGTTCTCCTTCGCGCAGAGAGATTGGTCACGGTGCTTTGGCAGAAAAGGCTTTGCAAAATATTATTCCTGACAAAACCTTTTTTCCTTACACTATTCGTGTTGTTTCTGAAGTGCTTTCTTCTAATGGCTCAACTTCTATGGCGGCAACTTGCGCTTCCACTCTTTCTTTAATGGATGCTGGTGTGCCAATCAAAAGTCCTGTTGCTGGAATTGCTATGGGTTTAGTTACTGAAGAAAAAGATGGCAAGATTACAAACTATAAAGTACTGACCGATATTCAGGGGGTAGAAGATTTCTCCGGAGATATGGATTTTAAAGTAGCTGGCACCAAAAAAGGAATTACTGCTATTCAGCTTGATGTTAAAATTTCAGGTATTAGCTTTGAGATAATAGAAGAGGTATTTGTCCGTGCCAAAAAGGCTCGCTTGTACATTCTTGAAGAAATGGCAAAGGTTCTTCCCCATTATCGTAAACAAGTTTCTCCTTTGGCACCAAGAATTGAGGTGTTAAAGATTGATGCTGAAAAAATTAGAGATGTAATTGGTCCAGGCGGAAAGACTATAAGAGAGATTATTGCCCAGACTGGTGTTGAGATTGATATTGAACCAGACGGTACAGTCTATATCTCTTCTGAATCAGACAAAGGCAATATCAAACAGGCAAGAGAGTGGGTAGAGAATCTAACTCGCGAAATTAAGGTGGGCGAGATATTTAAAGGCAAGATAACTCGGATAGTAGATTTTGGTGCTTTTGTTGAAATTTTACCCGGTCAAGAGGGTTTAGTGCATATTTCTGAATTTTCTGAAAAGCGCATTGACAATATCCGCAATTTAGTTAAGGTTGGTGATATAATTCCAGTTAAGGTAATAAAAATTGACGAATTAGGTCGGATAAATCTTTCTGTTAAGGCTTTGCCTTCTAATTTAAAAAAAGGTTTGCCTTTTAGCTAA
- a CDS encoding uracil-DNA glycosylase has protein sequence MTRSWDKLKKEVSVCQQCGLYKTRTKVVFGEGGFEKKVVLIGEAPGKNEDLQGRPFVGSAGRVLDKMLGLAGLSRNDVFITNVVKCRPPHNRDPLPEEIESCFPFLRRQLFLIKPKLVITLGRFALSRFSSGLISQVHGVPKRVKWRFKNKEISFILFPVFHPAVALYRGEYHKMLVQDFKKIKRIINLTKE, from the coding sequence ATGACTCGCTCTTGGGATAAGTTGAAAAAAGAGGTTTCTGTTTGTCAGCAATGCGGTCTTTACAAAACAAGAACCAAAGTTGTTTTTGGTGAAGGAGGTTTTGAGAAAAAGGTTGTTCTTATTGGTGAAGCCCCTGGCAAAAATGAAGATTTACAGGGTCGTCCTTTTGTGGGTTCAGCTGGCAGGGTTTTAGACAAAATGTTGGGGCTAGCAGGTCTTTCCCGCAATGATGTTTTTATCACTAATGTAGTTAAATGTCGGCCGCCGCACAATCGGGATCCTTTGCCAGAAGAGATAGAATCCTGTTTTCCTTTTTTGCGAAGGCAGCTGTTTTTAATTAAGCCAAAATTAGTTATTACTCTGGGTCGGTTCGCTTTGTCTCGGTTCAGTTCAGGCTTAATCAGTCAAGTGCATGGAGTGCCAAAGAGGGTAAAGTGGAGGTTTAAAAATAAAGAAATTAGTTTTATCCTTTTTCCTGTTTTTCATCCGGCGGTGGCTTTGTACAGGGGAGAATACCACAAGATGTTGGTCCAAGATTTTAAAAAAATAAAACGAATTATTAATTTAACTAAAGAGTGA
- a CDS encoding regulatory protein RecX, with translation MKWSVKKRGRFWLVQGGREKFWLTPYFFKKLSPYFKQGVGAEKIKELILSLLKERVIYFLSLRDRSEFEIKNYVFRLRQEKFLPQIIKWLKHLNLLNDYSFGLKFVDYQKQRLFGPFYIARQLKNRGLNEKLVEEVLLKSYTKEEERKKARALFKKYSPKKRLKNIKEKAKMLRFFSGRGFSREIIYELMEDL, from the coding sequence ATGAAATGGTCTGTTAAGAAGAGAGGGCGTTTTTGGTTGGTTCAAGGGGGTAGAGAAAAGTTTTGGCTAACACCGTATTTTTTTAAAAAGCTTTCTCCTTATTTTAAACAAGGGGTTGGGGCTGAAAAGATAAAAGAGCTTATTCTTTCTTTGCTCAAAGAAAGAGTGATTTACTTTTTGAGCCTTAGGGACAGAAGCGAGTTTGAAATTAAAAACTATGTTTTTAGATTGCGGCAGGAAAAGTTTTTACCCCAAATTATCAAATGGCTTAAGCATTTAAATCTTCTTAATGATTATAGTTTTGGTTTAAAGTTTGTTGACTATCAAAAACAGCGGCTTTTTGGCCCTTTTTATATTGCCCGCCAGCTTAAGAACAGGGGGTTGAATGAAAAACTTGTTGAGGAAGTTTTGTTAAAGAGCTATACTAAAGAAGAAGAGAGAAAAAAAGCAAGAGCGTTGTTTAAAAAATACAGCCCCAAGAAGCGGCTTAAAAATATCAAAGAAAAGGCAAAAATGCTGCGTTTTTTCTCTGGCCGGGGTTTTAGCAGAGAAATAATTTACGAACTAATGGAGGATTTATGA